Within Channa argus isolate prfri chromosome 4, Channa argus male v1.0, whole genome shotgun sequence, the genomic segment TGctatgtgggctacatagacaattggaaacgttttgggggaaaacctaggctgattaggagagatggcatccatcctacttcagatggtgcagctttctcatccagaaatatggctggtctTATTAGACATGTAGCTCTGcttgacaatccagagttgagcctaggatgcagagatccagtcctacacgcctctctgcagtgtccttacaaccgtcacccccccacaactctcACATACCTAtggagactgtgtctgttccccagccaactaaattacataaactaaaaacgacaacaagaggagttaatcatgataacctaataaatgttaagactactcctcttaaagaacaaaaccccaaaactattaaatgtgtattattaaatatcagatctctctcttctaaatctctgttagtaaatgacttaataaatgatcataaattcaatttattttgtctcactgaaacttggttgcagcaggaagaatatgtcagtttaaatgagtcatattaattatcacgttcctagaagcacagactaaggtggaggagtagcagcaatcttccattctagcttatcaataaactcTAGACCtgaacatagttataactcctTTGAGAGTCtgactcttagcctttcacacccaaactggaaaactcaaaaaaacactattatttgttatcgtgtaccgtcctccagtcccttattcagagtttttgattgaattttctgattttctatctgatttagtgcttagtacagataaagtcattatagtgggtgactttaacattcatgtagatgctgacagtaactgcctgagcactgcgtttaattcattattagattcaattggtttttcccaaaatgtaaataaacccactcactgttttagtcacacattagaccttgtccttacatatggaattgaagcggataatttaccaatatttcctcacaactctgttctgtctgaccattttttaataacatttgaatttacaataatggactatacagcagttagtaaaaaaaaaaaatccactataGCAGGTGCTTGAGTATAAAAGCTGTTTacaaattttaagaaattattctttcttcatttgcttcaccatatgttaatacattggaaagtagccaccttaatgttactcctgcacaagttgtttatcttgttgacaattctgcagcctcactacgtacaatacacgatagtgttgcccctctgaaaaagaaggcagtaaaccagaagaggcgatctccatggtatagttcgcaaaaACTTAacttcccttaactttgagcagcaatgaatTCATGAGTTTCttcttaaataaaattgtagctattagagaaagagttcacccccaaatattacagatagatcttcacatACAACAAtgcatcgataaggccccaatccctcttagactgctttttacccatagatctcgctgagctaacttcaattattacttCATCTAAATTAACAacctagaccctattccaactagactgctcaaggaagctttacccttaatatatatgttcgtattagatatTATCAATCTATCTTttgaaacaggctatgtaccacaggcctataaggtagctgtaattaaaccactacttaaaaaacccaggtgttttagccaattacagaccaatatctaatttcccctttatttctaaaataattgaaaaagtagttgcaaaacaattatgtgaccacctttacaggaataatttgtatgaagactttcactcaggatttagagttcatcatagtacagaaacagcactggtaaaagtcacctaCGATCgcctcatggcctcagataatggactagtctctatacttgttctgttagatcttagtgctgcatttgataccattgatctacattttattacagggattggaacatgaaattgggattaaaggaactgcactaggttggtttaaatcttatctatctgatagacttgttgttcatgttaatgatgaatccttcatgcacacaaacgttagctatggagttccacaaggctctgtgttaggaccaatactttttactttatatatgtctcctttaggcaacattattagaaagcactccgtaatttccactgctatgctgatgatacccagcgatatttatctatggaaccagatgaaaataatcagttaatcaagcttcaagcctacaagacataaaggcctggatgtcccacatttatttatttctaaactcagacaaaactgaagtcatagtatttgggccgaaaaatctcagaaatatgatgtctaaccatatcgttactctagatcgCATAAGTCTGGTCTCCAgcactactgcaaggaaccttggagttatttgtgagcaggatttgtcctttaccttacatataaaacaaatctctagaacatccttcttccacctacggaacattgccaaaattaggagcatcctgtctcaaagtgatgccaaaaactggtacatgcatttgttacttcaaggttggactactgtaattccctactttcaggatgccccagtaactcccttaagatcctgcaattaatccaaaatgctgcagcaagactgctgacttgaactagcaagagagatcatatttcaccttcactagcttctctccattggcttcccattaaatctagaatagaatttaaaaccctgcttcttacatataaagctctgaatggtcaggctccatcatatatagaagacctcatagcatcatatcatcccagtagaccactttgatctcagattGCAAGCCTACTTGTGGTTGCCAGAATTTCCAAATGTAGCTATCAAGTTCTTCTCCTGttaaaccagctcccagttcagattcaggaagcagacaccctctctacttttaagtctaggcttaaaaccttcctctttgataaagcttatagttagctatagttatgctgctataggcttagtctgctgggggacccaccccaaCCCTcagatgcactgagctcctttcctcctcctgtcactctcctctcctctcaccccacaattgtcaccactgcatgacattaactctgtgtgttttctcttgtagttgtctgtctccctctcactgtccctttctgcaggtgtccctggctttgaagctgtgtgccttccagtgtgcagctactggtaataccaacctgcccaatgttttgttgttgcttttgttgctctgttcttttctctcttcactttccacttaccccaaccggtcaaggcagatggccgcccaccctgagccagattctgctggaggtttcttccgttaaagggggtttttcctctccactgttgcctagggcttgctcaagggggaattgttgggttctctctatacatctttataatcttgactttattctgtaaagtgccttgagatgactttgttgtgaattggccctatataaataaagttgaattgaatcttTGTTGAGTCATCAGTGATTATAAACAACCTTTATACCAGTGTATCAACCTTTAGAGGGATATCAACCTTCACGATATAAACTCAGCATTCAACATTTTCTTGATAAAATTTGTCTGACAAACATGGAACACAGGTACCTAACATGGAATAAGGTATCTCACCTTGAACAGGTGAGTGTAACAGAAAGTATTTGACAAGTATATGACACCTACTTCAAAGACAGCACTTAAACTAGAAACTGGATGAGACAGAGCTGTCTGCGTAAATCCAATATAACAATGTCCAGACATAAAGAACTCTGCTACCTCTAAATGTAACTAATGTGAGGCATCTGAGGATTATTTCAGAAAGAGGACAGACTTCATCAGATCCACTATCTACCAACTAAATAAGCCCTTAATATTTTAAGAAGCGTCTAATAAACAGTGAAGTCACATTCAACAGTTTTGACTTGGTTGATCCTGAAATGTTCAGAAAACCttatcaaaacaaaactaaagacGTACTTCATTTGAGGGTTAGAAATAACgtctttactgtattttattgtgtctctgtggattaatgataaaatgttttactttcttttaaacATGATAACCACAGTCTCTGATCTCACTGAGCTGGAAACTTATTACACATTAACATGAATTATGATCCTTCATAAACAAGTTGAGTATCAAAGTCCAGActgaagtacagtacagtatctgTAGCAGGACCTCCTAACAGGACTCtagttttgtagttttattctGAATCTGTTGAATGTTGGTAACAAAGCTGCAGTTCCTGATGAAGACATACACTGACTGTCAGTCTTCAGCCCTCAACAAAACACAGTCTCTGCCTCTAAAGTTACCAAGGTGGATTCTGAAGGATTTGTTCTAGagactttttcttctcttctcaaTGTCACACACAACAACTAAGATCAGTCTGTTTGTGATTATGAGGAAACTTCAGATACTGGAAAGAATCCAATTTGAACTTACTCAGCTTCTTGTCTCTGCAGCTCTCTACTTTCTGGACCAGCTCTGTTACTGGTTCCACTTCTTCACCAGTGGTCTGTGTCTGCAGGCTGCTGTCCCTCTGAAATACTGAAATCAGATCTGAAGCTGCTGCACATTTTTTTGACTTTATGATCATCAATGATTAACCCACAGCAGCTTCCTGCTCTGACTCCACCACAGTTATAAAGCTGAGGACAAACAAACGTCCTGATCTCCAACCAACACAAactatttcctttattttgaagggaACAGTCTACTGGGTCCAGGCAGATCAGGCAGTGGCAGCTCGTCCAACAAGCCCAAATTAATCCTGTTACCGTGGCCGATGCTGGTGAAATCACATCAGCTCCCAGACACTTTCTCCCTTCATCTGTCAGCTGACAACAGATCCTTGATCATTTCAGATTTAACTGTTGGACTGAGAATGATACTGAAGATCAATATCATGAGTAAATTACTGATTCTGCAGGATGCGCCGTTTATCTCTGCAGTCTAATAACTTAACCACTGTAGGAAAACATGGACACAATCGAGCAGAAAATCAAAGCCTAgattcacttcttttttttttattaatttttaatcacaaaCTCTGAAACAGAAGGTGTTAACTGTGATCTAGGGAAGCCAAGACAGTCatttgtgtgtcattgtgtgcaCCTATTTTCCTGAGATAATAAGACAAATATCCCTTCCTCACGAGATGACAGAAAGACACCAGCATCCATGGCCGTTCTCAGCTCGTATGGAGCAGATTGACTGAATACTAATGATACTGGAAGGCTGGAGTCAAAGAGAACAAACAGgagaaagaagcagaaatgTTGGTTCACCCTCAGCAGTGGGAGAACATCTGTGTAGGAGTCAGAAAACAGCAGCTTCCCACATGTGGACAGAAAACTGATGCTGACTTTTATTCCTGCTAATACGAATTTTCAGTCTGATACGTCTGCAGCCTCAAAGTGTTGGAGAGAAACTTTCTGCTCAGGACAAATGTTCAGCTCAGACTAGAATCAGGTTAAAACTCATTTGGTGTGTTTCATTGGGGCTGACGCATCCTGAAATATTGCAGCAAAGGAACAAATATTTCCTCTGAATATTAAGAGTAAACTCTTTGACAGTAACAACAAAAGCAACCagagcaaaagcaaaagcacCTCTGCCTTTGGGTCCAGATCAGCCTACAGTTGCGACAAgtacatattaaacaaatacCCGACATTAATACATCCTGCTTATGATGGTTATAAAGCAGTGCTGCATTAGAAAGCTTTTGGCTTAGCAGATTGTACCTAACACACACGACCTGCCAAGTCCTtaagaatttaaatattaaatcgATTTGTAAAATTTTGACTCTCTATGCTACCACAGtggatttcaattcaattcaactttatttatatagcgccaattcacaacaaagtcatctcagggcactttacagaataaagtcaagattttaaagatatataaagagaacccaacaattccccctggagcaagccataggcaacagtggagaggaaaaactccctttaacggaagaaacctccagcagaaccaggctcagggtggacggccatctgcctcgatcggttggggtgagtggaaaggggagagagaaaagaacagagcaacaaaaagcaataacaaaacatcgggcagattggtaggaccagtagctgcacgctggaagacacacagcttcaaagccgggggacacctgcagaaagggacagagagagggggacagaggaggacaaagacaactacgggagagaacacacagagttaatgacatacagtggtgacaattgctggatgagaggagaggagagatggtcaagaggaggaaaggagctcagtgcattggggggtgggtcccccagcagtctaagcctatggcagcataactataactaactatatgctttattaaagaggaaggttttaagcttagacttaaaagtagagagggtgtctgcttcccgaatctgaactgggagctggttccacaagagaggagcttgatagctaaaggctctacctcccattctacttttggaaattctgggaaccacaagtaggcctgcattctgagagcgaagtggtctactgggatgatatggtgctatgaggtcttctatatatgatggagcctgaccattcagagctttatatgtaagaagcagggttttaaattctattctaaatttaatgggaagccaatggagagaagctagtgaaggtgaaatatgatctctcttgctagttccagtcagcactcttgctgcaacattttggattaattgcaggctctttagggagttactggggcatcctgaaagtagggaattacagtagtccaacctagaggtaacaaatgcatggaccagtttttcggcatcactttgagacagtatgctcctaattttggcaatgttccgtaggtggaagaaggctgttctagagatttgttttatatgtgacttaaaggacagatcctgatcaaaaataactccaaggttccttgcagtagtactggaggccagacttatgccatctagggtaacaatatggttggacatcatatctctgatatttttgggcccaaatactatgacttcagttttgtctgagtttaaaagtaaaaaattgtgggacatccaggccttgatgtcttgtaggcatgcttgaagctttattaactgattattttcatctggttccatagataaatatagctgggtatcatcagcataacagtggaaatttatggagtgttttctaataatgttgcctaaaggagacatatataaagtaaaaagtattggtcctaacacagagccttgtggaactccatagctaacctttgtgtgcatggaggattcatcattaacatgaacaaattgaaatctatcagacagataggatttaaaccaacctagtgcagttcctgtaattccaatttcatgttccagtctctgtaataaaatgttatgatcaatggtatcaaatgcggcactaagatctaacagaacaagtatagagatgagtccattatctgaggccatgagaagatcgttggtgacttttaccagtgctgtttctgtactatgatgaactctaaatcctgactgaaactcttcatacaaattattcctatgaaggtgatcacataattgttttgcgactactttttcaattattttagaaataaaggggagattagatattggtctgtaattggctaaaacacctgggtcaagacagggttttttaagtaatggtttaattacagctaccttataggcctgtggtacatagcctgtttctaaagatagattgatgatatctaatatgaacgtatctattaagggtaaagcttccttgagcagcttagttggaatagggtctagcagacaggttgttggtttagatgaggtaataattgaagttagctcagagagatctatgggtaaaaagcagtctaacagggagtggggccttatccatgattctagcactgctgtacatgaagatctatctgtaatttttggggggaggatctggtgaatactttctctaatagctacaattttattcataaagaaggtcatgaagtcattgctgctcaaagttaagggaatagtaggctcaacagaactatggctcttagtcagcctggctacagtgctgaacagaaaccgggggttgttcttgttttcttctattaatgatgaataatatgctgttctggcatcactgagagcttttttgtacgtttttaaactatttttccaggctaaatgagattcttctaactttctggaacgccacttcctttctaactttcgtgtttcctgttttaagttgcgtgtttgtgaactataccatggagatcgcctctgctgatttactgcctatgtttaatttaataattttcctAATGGAGAGAAAAATTCTAAGTTAAGAAAGTACTGCAGAAAATTAGTAAACTGCCCAACATAAGTCAGCTATTTATTCAGTAAAGCAAATCTGATGTTCATTTCTCaagtcaactttatttacttttgtagAATTTTAGCAAATTAAGATGCTTCACATCAGAATcaatattataaaatgaaatcaaCATCACTGTCAAGGTGACCCCTGCTGGCTTTATAATCTGTTCCTCATAAGTATCTTCTGTCGTCTGTCCTCAGTTTAGCAAAAACTCCtctgaaaataatcattaatagacagaaaaaggataagaaaacatttaaacagtttgatgaatcctgacctgagagtctccagtttacagtgtggactcttcagTCCATCAGAGTGTAATTTCACTCTTGAATCCTGCAAgttgttgttactcaggtccagttctctcagactaaaGGACTTgcagctgagaactgaggacagagcttcacagctactctgagaggttacagccactcagtctgaaaaggaaattaaagaaTAAGAAAATCATGTGATATCAATTTTCCCGTATTGAAAAAACATAGGGATATTTTATGAGCAAAATCAAATTATCTGTTTACTTACACAGCTCTCTTGGAAACTTTGACCACTGGCAAAAGCCTCggaagagcctcctctgaagcagatttttgttttgttttttcaggtcaaacacgtccagatctttttctgatgacagtaagatgaagagcagagctgacccctgagcaggagacagtttctctgtggagagacttcctgaTCTCAGGTACTGTTGAATCTACTCCACTAGAGAacaatcattcagttcattcagacagtggaacaggttgatgctttgcTCTGCACAAagattctcactgatctttttgatgtactggactgtttcTTAATTGGTCTGTGAGTCACTTCTTGTCAGATGTTGTAACAGATTTTGATCGGTCTGCAGTGTAAGAGCCGAGAGGAATCGGAGGAACAAGTTTAGTTGTCCATTTGGTAGAACTTTCTCTCTGCAGCTTGATCTTGTGACAGCAGATTGATTCCAGAGTTGAAgaatgtcagatggacatgaagaccagccagaaactcctgaacactctTTGATGGAcaaagcagaacaccttgtcctggtacatTCCCCTCTCCTctataaagatctgtgtgaacactcctgagtacactgaggctgctctgatatcaATGCCACACTCGGTCAgatctgattcatagaagatcaggtttcctttctgcacctgctcaaaagacatttttcccagagactcaatcatcttcttGCTTTCTGGACTCCAGTGTCGATCTGTCTTAGCTCCTCCATACTTGACAATCTTCAGTTTGGTCTGAACTACaaggaagtggatgtacatctcagtcagggtcttgggcagctctcctccctcatcctccagaactgtagcagtgatccagcagaagactgggatgttgcacatgatgtggaggctatGTGACTCTGGTGGACTCTGTAGTCCACCAGACTACTTATCGACACTTatccagaccgtcaaagatgaacacaacctggaactcttcaaacctgcagattcctgtggtttcaggaaagaagagatgaacaagttccaccaagctgaacttgttctctttcagcacattcacctctttgaaagtcaatggaaatgtgaactgtatgtcctggttggctttgtatTCAggccagtccagagtgaacttctgtgttaagactgttttcccaatgccaggcactccctttgtcatcactgttctgattggtccagctcttccaggtgaggctttaaagatgtcttcatgtctgattgttgtttctggtctgaatggtttcctggatgctgtttcagtctgtctgacttcatgttcatcattgacctctccagtccctccctctgtgatgtagagctctgtgtagatctgattcagaagaaCTGGGTTTCCTTCTTTAGTGAtaccctcaaacacacactagaATTTCTTTTTCAGGTTAGATTTGAGTTTACTCTGACCAACTGGGACAAATGCTACTAAACGAAAACATACCAAAATACACTaatcacaaaaagttagggatatttgagTTTCGGGGGAACTGAAATAGattttctctaaatgttttaatgcacatctccaactgttcaatgtttcagtacttattgcatacTGTTCTCCAATACATGTtaaattgtccttgagcaaaaatactgaagttgCTCTGATATGTTTCTCTCACTTGCCAGTCACTTTGGCTAAAAGTGTGTTATTGTTACATGTAGTATGAACTGTCCTCTCAAAATCATTACtaaatttaatattatattctGGAATAGAACTTTAATACTTTAGACAGGTAGAAACACATGACATGCAGAATCGTTCATTAATAAACACCAGTGTTATTTGCAGGTCTGGATGCCCAGAATCTggcttttaaaagcaaaatattgttatttttaaaatcgaCTCAACTTAACACGTGTTTGTTCCACTTCTCAAGAATCACATCAGAACAACTTACTGTGTATCAAATGAATGTTGTTTAAAATCAGTAATAATATCCTTTGACCAGTCACTCTTCAAGGACACAGAGCTGGGTCCGGTTCAGGTTCAGGTCCAGCAGAATCTGGTTtgtgcagcttctctggtcttgaacacaacacagacagaggtcagattgtgaataatgatggtggagtGATTTTTGATGCTGTGCTCTGACATGGAgaagagtcatggacagttagagatcctcatctcacctttgagctttggtctggctctcaggttccccacacagagtggttttagagggagggtctccctcctctctgtcctcacactgatccatgctgctgaattcacacacactttctaccttcctgtggagagaaaacacacatcctgCATCTGCATATCAACTCCAATCCTCCTCTCCAtcatttctccttcttctctgcTTCACATCAGTGCCAGCTGAATGCAGTCAGAGGAAGCTGCCATGAGCTGCTCCACTTCTACCATCGGCCACTAGATGGAGGCAGGAACATTTACACTGAAACACATAATTCTAAGTGTATGTGTTAGAAAGTtctcatattaaaaaaacattatcaacaATCAACAGGATCAAGAGTTTCTGCAGCTGAATCTGAGACAAAGGAGGTTAAGATTCTTTAAAAACTTAAATCCTCAAAATCAACCACTTTACTGAATCAGTCCAGTCAAAACAAGGCTGCGTAATATGAccataatttcatattttaataaaaataattgtcatGTTGGAGCCCATTTCCTCtgtattcaataaaataaacacatgtaaAAGTCCTGTCTATTActacagtttaaattaaatgcttgataaataaaagctacttactcatatttgattgtttttctcctttatttATAACCTTTGTGCAAATTTTCAGTTTGGCCTGTAATAAACTAAATGTGCTGTGGACAAATGCTTCTTCACACATGTGAGCCTGGTTTGGTTTTTAGAACTTGACAGTACTTCTGTAGTGTCCCGTCTTCCTACACCTTCTGTCTCCTCCCTTCATTCATACTCTgacataattataaataaatataaaacacctCCATTTTACTTATCTGACTGTGATCAAACATGCACAGTGTTAACTCAAGTAGCCATGTGTGATGAGGAAActtgttttactgaaaaaatGGTGCAGAGAATTTGAATTTAACACcatttccttttaaatgtaCTGGACCTATACACTGAGcaagatttttaaataaaccttaaaACTCACACAGCTTCACATGATTAGTGAATCAGACTGAAATTACAGtacaaactgatttttattgTCTGCTGCCATAGATTGTTAAACTTTAACACCGATGAGAGAGTTGATAtacagctggtcaacactcacagggagcaactaagttagggttcagtgtcttgcttaaggagactttgacatgtgactggaagaggcagggattgaaccaacaactgtagaATTGGTGGaggaccgctctaccttcctgtgccatgTCACCTTTCAATATCTTGCCTGACCAACACAAACCCCTCTTAAATAGTCCAGCAAACTTCCCGTTGTTGTTGATAGTATCtctttaatgcttttaatgtattttcttttctatgCATCTTGAAATGACACTCTGTCACTCTTCTGTATATTTATTACACTGAAACACAAGGTGACGGAGTGTCTCAAGGTATAGACTCACAGTTTCCAGttggataataataataataataataataataataataataataataataataataataataataataataataataccttTTATTTATAGACGAATTATTAATAAACTTCACTGTACTTGTGTCCTGTTGATAACCTGGTGATTAATCTCTCTGACCTTCTGTTTGCCCCAGGAAGATTCTTGTTCTCTACTTTGAGATGTGCAGAAAATtacttaatttacattttccttaacacagttaaaaaataaatgaaaaggaaaaataaaaataatattaaaatgaaatgtgaaagtgAAACTATTACCAGTCCTCATCTGCCCGTTGGCAGCTGTCACCATGACAACATGAATGATTAGTGTATATTGATCCTCATTATCAGTGTGAATCGTGTTGGCCACATCTCATTGTTATGTGGTTGTGTAGTGAGTTAGTGAGAGCAGTGGAGGGCAGTAAGTCATTTGGTCATTCCTCCATAAGTCGGTTTAGAAAGAATCAAGATTTCCCCACATCTGATGAACATTAGAGCTAAAGTACAGTAGTAAATACGATTATTATGAATA encodes:
- the LOC137125572 gene encoding protein NLRC3-like; the encoded protein is MCNIPVFCWITATVLEDEGGELPKTLTEMYIHFLVVQTKLKIVKYGGAKTDRHWSPESKKMIESLGKMSFEQVQKGNLIFYESDLTECGIDIRAASVYSGVFTQIFIEERGMYQDKVFCFVHQRVFRSFWLVFMSI